In one window of Candidatus Fonsibacter ubiquis DNA:
- a CDS encoding FAD-binding domain-containing protein produces the protein MNLREQGIAKLKEFSENHLSNYAKSRNFDYGPSKRDNVSNLSKYITHRIIDEQEVIQTAHSKFAYIKIEKFIQEVFWRTYWKGWLEMRPRVWTTYIEDLKQLEKQKDSVEYQQAISGKTSIECFNDWANELIKYNYLHNHARMWFASIWIFTLKLPWQLGADFFLKHLLDGDAASNTLSWRWVAGLQTKGKNYLATKFNINTFSAKKYEVLKLNDQASPLFETTSFEIQPLHFDKVENENSLFLLHNLDSNFLQKFQNKYNHFALLDFNSILESKNYSKQVLDFKSSINEELIDQLKSNFNSDLVVKNKEDLLKIVKDKNIKNIITPYINCGYENDFMNEIKKKIKITYLARDYDQFCYPFATKGFFGFKEQIPKILSKIL, from the coding sequence ATGAATCTTAGAGAACAAGGAATAGCAAAGCTTAAAGAATTTTCTGAAAATCATTTAAGCAATTATGCAAAAAGTAGAAACTTTGATTATGGTCCAAGTAAACGGGACAATGTCAGTAATCTTTCAAAATATATAACTCATAGAATTATTGATGAACAAGAAGTAATTCAAACAGCTCATTCAAAATTTGCTTACATTAAAATTGAAAAATTTATTCAAGAAGTGTTCTGGCGAACTTATTGGAAGGGTTGGTTGGAAATGCGCCCAAGGGTTTGGACAACTTACATTGAAGATTTAAAACAATTAGAAAAACAAAAGGACAGTGTTGAATATCAACAGGCAATCAGTGGAAAAACATCCATTGAGTGTTTTAATGACTGGGCGAATGAACTTATAAAATACAATTATCTGCATAATCATGCACGAATGTGGTTTGCAAGTATTTGGATCTTTACTTTAAAACTCCCTTGGCAATTAGGAGCAGATTTTTTTTTAAAACATTTACTTGATGGAGATGCTGCATCAAATACTTTAAGCTGGCGCTGGGTTGCGGGATTGCAAACAAAGGGTAAAAACTATTTAGCAACAAAATTTAATATCAATACATTTTCTGCAAAAAAATATGAGGTTCTTAAATTAAACGATCAAGCAAGTCCTCTATTTGAGACAACGAGTTTTGAAATTCAACCATTACATTTTGATAAAGTTGAAAATGAGAACTCATTATTTCTCCTTCACAATCTAGACTCAAACTTTTTACAGAAATTTCAAAACAAATATAATCATTTTGCCTTGTTAGATTTTAACTCCATATTAGAGAGTAAAAATTATAGTAAACAAGTTTTAGATTTTAAATCTTCCATTAATGAAGAGTTAATTGACCAACTTAAAAGTAATTTTAACTCTGATTTAGTTGTGAAAAATAAAGAGGATCTTTTAAAAATAGTAAAAGATAAAAATATTAAAAATATCATCACTCCCTATATTAATTGCGGTTATGAAAATGACTTTATGAATGAAATTAAGAAAAAAATTAAAATAACCTATTTAGCAAGGGATTATGACCAGTTTTGCTACCCCTTTGCGACAAAAGGTTTTTTTGGCTTTAAAGAACAGATTCCTAAAATTTTAAGTAAAATTTTGTAA
- a CDS encoding histone deacetylase family protein, producing MLPIINHPDYVAQIGDDHKFPIKKFGELFKLLKEDEIIKENNLHIPGPVSDADLARVHTLDYINKIKNLSLSKDEERKLGFPIVPSVRQRSFVATGGTVLAAQLALKHKLACNTAGGSHHAFADSGNGYCVFNDVAVAAEKLIAENNIKNILIYDLDVHQGDGTAKIFQNNEKVFTVSIHSKKNYPLNKQVSNLDIELDEGIKDDEYLEVVNQSLQKINSSSFDFVFYVAGVDIHEDDRIGKFKVSAEGIKKRDELVIKHFFDKKIPLCGVLGGGYNRDFNQLVYLHSILHRTCHSLLTYES from the coding sequence ATGCTGCCGATCATAAATCACCCAGATTATGTTGCTCAAATTGGCGATGATCATAAATTCCCAATTAAAAAGTTTGGTGAATTATTTAAACTTCTTAAAGAAGATGAAATTATCAAAGAGAATAATTTACATATTCCAGGTCCCGTATCCGATGCTGATTTAGCAAGGGTGCATACATTAGATTATATTAATAAGATTAAAAATTTGTCCTTAAGTAAAGATGAGGAGCGAAAATTAGGTTTTCCAATAGTTCCAAGTGTCAGACAACGATCATTTGTTGCAACGGGCGGAACGGTTTTAGCGGCACAGCTTGCACTAAAGCATAAACTTGCCTGTAATACTGCAGGTGGATCGCACCATGCCTTTGCAGATTCTGGCAATGGTTACTGTGTATTTAATGATGTGGCGGTTGCTGCTGAAAAACTTATTGCTGAAAATAATATTAAAAATATTCTCATCTATGATTTAGATGTTCACCAAGGCGATGGTACTGCAAAAATATTTCAGAATAATGAGAAAGTATTTACCGTAAGTATTCACTCAAAGAAAAATTATCCCTTAAATAAACAGGTGAGTAATTTAGATATCGAATTAGATGAGGGAATTAAGGATGATGAATATTTAGAAGTTGTTAATCAAAGTTTACAAAAAATTAACTCTTCATCATTTGATTTTGTCTTTTATGTAGCAGGTGTTGATATTCACGAAGATGATCGAATTGGAAAATTTAAAGTCAGTGCTGAGGGAATTAAAAAAAGAGATGAATTAGTGATTAAACATTTTTTTGATAAAAAAATTCCTTTATGTGGAGTTTTAGGAGGTGGATATAATAGAGATTTTAACCAACTAGTTTATCTTCATTCCATTCTGCATAGAACCTGTCACTCTTTATTAACTTATGAATCTTAG
- a CDS encoding gamma-glutamylcyclotransferase family protein, translated as MLRLNTFANFFILFFSFLFLLLPHAQASLKDCNLTPAKNSKNYIIGYGSLMERESRMITNPQAHRVEPVLVKGFQRTWGQNGGNYKTTFLTLIEKKDAKLNAIFYSVNIENLLKTDQRERSYCRIKVDEKNLDFYGRKVNSKDANFWIYAATPDRLKKPSATHPIAQSYVDIFINGCLQTEEEFKLQGFAKDCVQLTSDWSEQWVNDRLHARRPFAIKNAVKIDQLLSQYFSHYYNHPID; from the coding sequence ATGCTTCGATTAAATACTTTCGCTAATTTCTTTATTTTATTTTTTAGTTTTTTATTTTTACTACTCCCGCATGCACAAGCATCTTTAAAGGATTGTAACTTAACCCCTGCTAAAAATTCTAAAAATTATATTATTGGCTATGGTTCATTAATGGAAAGAGAGTCTAGAATGATCACTAATCCACAGGCTCATCGAGTGGAACCAGTGTTGGTGAAGGGTTTTCAAAGGACATGGGGACAAAATGGAGGAAATTACAAGACTACTTTCTTAACTTTGATTGAAAAAAAAGATGCAAAACTTAATGCAATTTTTTACTCCGTGAACATTGAAAATTTATTAAAAACTGATCAGCGCGAGAGAAGTTATTGTAGAATAAAAGTTGATGAAAAAAATTTAGATTTTTATGGAAGAAAAGTTAATAGCAAAGATGCAAATTTTTGGATCTATGCTGCAACTCCAGATCGCTTAAAAAAACCCTCCGCAACTCACCCCATTGCGCAATCGTATGTAGATATTTTTATCAATGGTTGTTTACAAACGGAGGAAGAATTTAAACTGCAAGGATTTGCAAAAGATTGTGTACAACTCACCTCTGATTGGTCAGAGCAATGGGTGAATGATCGCTTACATGCGCGTAGACCCTTTGCAATAAAAAATGCTGTAAAAATTGATCAATTACTTTCTCAATATTTTAGCCATTATTATAATCATCCCATTGATTAA
- a CDS encoding DUF6279 family lipoprotein, with protein MFVSQFFKKIFIVLIFIIISGCSIITAGYNRLPFLTLLELNSIFDLADEQSQKVRPVLDSWLEWHRANHLPRYVVKLEEWEKLVLQDLTPAQFCKEVEVIRTFTNEAVEKLIPALIPIAETLTPVQIQNWNKYQDERDKEFVENFSKGEKGEIINKKRLERSIDRAEMFYGTLSKSQKDALAKRLEKSLFNVEQVLPERKRRHLDALSAVKLVQSGAKPYPTLKTVWDRNQKSPDKKYEAYSEKMLQDGCSQLSELHNNMSLEQRKKAAQKLNGFKKDFESLIKP; from the coding sequence ATGTTCGTTAGCCAATTTTTTAAAAAAATTTTTATCGTTTTAATTTTTATAATCATAAGTGGCTGTAGCATTATAACCGCGGGTTATAATCGTTTGCCTTTTTTGACGTTACTTGAATTAAATTCTATTTTTGATTTAGCAGACGAACAAAGCCAAAAAGTTCGACCAGTTCTTGACTCTTGGTTGGAATGGCATCGCGCCAATCATTTACCTCGCTATGTTGTCAAATTAGAGGAGTGGGAAAAATTAGTTTTACAAGATTTAACCCCCGCTCAATTTTGTAAAGAAGTTGAGGTGATTAGAACATTTACTAATGAGGCCGTTGAAAAATTAATTCCAGCCCTCATTCCAATTGCTGAAACCCTAACCCCAGTGCAAATTCAAAATTGGAATAAGTATCAAGATGAAAGAGATAAAGAATTTGTTGAAAATTTTTCAAAGGGTGAAAAGGGTGAGATTATTAACAAAAAAAGACTAGAGCGCTCAATAGATCGAGCTGAAATGTTCTATGGAACACTTAGTAAAAGTCAAAAGGATGCTCTTGCAAAACGCTTAGAAAAAAGCTTGTTTAATGTGGAGCAGGTATTACCAGAGAGAAAACGAAGACATCTTGATGCTTTGAGTGCTGTAAAACTAGTCCAATCGGGAGCTAAACCTTATCCAACTTTAAAGACGGTGTGGGACCGAAATCAAAAATCTCCTGATAAAAAATATGAAGCTTACAGTGAAAAAATGTTACAGGATGGCTGCTCGCAATTATCAGAACTTCATAACAACATGAGTTTAGAGCAACGCAAAAAAGCTGCACAAAAGTTAAATGGTTTTAAAAAAGATTTTGAAAGTTTAATCAAACCTTAA
- a CDS encoding ceramidase domain-containing protein: MSKSEISFLSGLIILLILAIFLPSIQQDQNYHNFADQRALFGVNNAFDTLSNLAFIIVGILGLFNFYNNKFIKISNSFSVILNLFFISIILTGLGSGYYHLSPNDFTLVFDRLALTLVFTFILAMLASIRISERSGFHTLAELIILAPLTVLIWNYNGNLTPYAVFQFGGIILILLTLLLTKAQKQSPCFASLIILYGFAKVTEFYDVEIFKLSQNLISGHTLKHLIGAIAVLIFISPLKVKKI; this comes from the coding sequence ATGAGCAAATCTGAAATAAGTTTTCTTAGTGGCTTAATTATTTTACTTATCCTTGCTATATTTTTACCCAGCATCCAACAAGATCAAAATTACCACAACTTTGCAGATCAGAGAGCATTGTTTGGAGTTAATAATGCCTTTGATACTTTATCTAATCTTGCATTTATTATCGTTGGCATTTTAGGCTTATTTAATTTTTATAATAATAAGTTTATTAAAATATCAAATTCATTTTCAGTTATCTTAAATCTATTCTTTATCTCAATTATTTTAACAGGATTAGGAAGTGGCTATTACCATCTAAGTCCAAATGATTTCACCCTTGTCTTTGACCGACTTGCCTTAACCTTAGTCTTCACTTTTATACTTGCAATGCTTGCAAGCATTAGAATATCTGAACGATCTGGATTTCACACTTTAGCTGAACTTATTATCCTAGCGCCTCTTACCGTTTTAATTTGGAATTATAACGGCAATCTTACTCCCTATGCTGTTTTTCAGTTTGGAGGAATTATACTCATTCTATTAACTTTGTTATTAACCAAAGCACAAAAGCAAAGTCCGTGTTTTGCTTCATTAATTATTCTTTATGGTTTTGCAAAGGTTACAGAATTTTATGATGTGGAAATTTTTAAGCTTTCACAAAATCTCATCTCAGGACACACCTTAAAACATCTTATTGGCGCAATTGCCGTTTTAATTTTTATCTCACCGTTAAAGGTTAAAAAAATTTAA
- a CDS encoding bactofilin family protein — MPSVILNDTILKGTLSQKDSITLDGTFIGNITAEEIIVKDRGTINGNLNASVNIEVNGNVVGDLNSDKIHLTSFAKVRGKLSHKNLSVDEGAQLEITAQTRKRISNLNKE; from the coding sequence ATGCCATCGGTTATTTTAAACGACACGATTTTAAAAGGGACTTTGTCTCAAAAAGATAGCATTACATTGGATGGAACCTTTATTGGCAACATCACCGCAGAAGAGATTATTGTTAAAGATCGAGGCACTATCAATGGCAATTTAAACGCAAGTGTGAACATTGAAGTAAATGGCAATGTGGTAGGTGATTTAAATTCTGATAAAATTCATCTAACAAGTTTTGCAAAAGTTCGAGGTAAATTATCTCATAAAAATTTATCTGTGGATGAAGGTGCGCAATTAGAAATTACTGCGCAAACTAGAAAAAGAATTTCTAATTTAAATAAAGAATAA
- a CDS encoding bactofilin family protein, translating to MFFSSNKKIDNRIDGFSHLGEGASFEGEIHCKGEIEIAGKVKGNISAKILRILETGKVTGHVNAERVEILGCMLGNTSSLNIHVGEKGVVRGDLRFEENLSVNEGADILGHVQKAKKDKNKKFDSDKIRYLEHNQRAS from the coding sequence ATGTTTTTTTCCTCAAATAAAAAGATCGATAATCGTATTGATGGCTTTTCGCACTTAGGGGAAGGCGCAAGTTTTGAGGGTGAAATTCATTGCAAAGGTGAAATTGAGATTGCAGGAAAAGTGAAAGGAAATATCTCAGCTAAAATTTTGAGAATATTAGAAACTGGAAAAGTAACAGGACACGTTAATGCTGAACGAGTTGAAATCTTAGGCTGCATGCTTGGCAACACGAGTTCATTGAATATTCATGTGGGTGAAAAAGGGGTGGTACGTGGAGATTTAAGGTTTGAAGAAAATTTAAGTGTTAATGAGGGTGCTGATATTTTAGGCCATGTGCAAAAGGCTAAAAAAGATAAAAATAAAAAGTTTGATTCAGACAAAATTAGATATTTAGAACACAATCAAAGAGCTTCTTAA